The DNA sequence CACTTTTCAGACGCTCAACCCGGATACCATTATTGATGGTTTATTTGATCTGGGAATGCGGGTAGATTCCGGTCTCACTCCGCTTAACAGCTATGAGAACCGAGTTTACCAGTTTCAGGACGAAGATCGTCGCCGCTATGTGGTGAAGTTCTATCGTCCTGAGCGCTGGTCCGCCGAACAAATCCTCGAAGAACATCAGTTTTCCCTTCAGCTCGTTCAGGACGAAGTGCCCGTAGCGGCTCCATTGGCGTTTAACGAAAGTACTCTTCACCAGCACCAGGGGTTCTTTTTCGCCGTATTTCCAAGCCTGGGTGGACGTCAGTTTGAGGCGGATAACCTCGATCAGATGGAATGGGTGGGACGGTACCTTGGGCGTATGCATCAAACGGGACGTAAACAGCTTTTTGTCGCTCGCCCGGAGATTGGTACGAAGGAATATCTCCTTGAGCCTCGACAAGTCTTTGAACTTTCCCCGCTGATTCCGGCCGGTTTGAAAGAGGCTTTTCTCAGCGCGACCGATAAGCTGATTGAAGCTGTAATGGGGCAATGGCACGGGCGCGCTAATATTTTACGCTTACACGGTGATTGTCATGCGGGGAATATCCTCTGGCGCGACGGCCCCTTGTTTGTTGATTTAGATGATTCACGTAACGGTCCGGCAATTCAGGATCTGTGGATGTTGTTGAACGGCGATAAGGCCGAACAGCGGATGCAGCTGGAGATGATTATTGAAGCGTATGAGGAGTTTAGCTCTTTTAATACGGATGAAATTGCCCTCATCGAGCCTTTACGTGCTATGCGGTTAGTTTATTATCTGGCGTGGTTGTTAAGGCGCTGGGACGATCCTGCTTTCCCCATAAATTTCCCATGGTTAACCGGGGAAGATTACTGGCGCGGGCAGACAACAACTTTTCTTGAGCAGGTAAAGGTTCTTCAGGAACCCCCTCTTCAGTTAACGCCAATGTATTAATGTGATATATCCAGGAGAGAGTTAATCATGAAAAAAATTTGGCTGGCGCTGGCTGGTATGATTCTGGCTTTTAGTGCATCCGCTGCCCAGATCACCGACGGTAAACAGTATATTACCCTCGATAAACCCGTTGCCGGTGAGCCACAGGTGCTCGAGTTTTTCTCGTTCTACTGCCCGCATTGCTATCAATTTGAAGAAGTACTTCATGTGTCTGATAACGTGAAGAAAAAACTGCCTGAAGGCGTTAAAATGACGAAATACCACGTTGAGTTCCTGGGGCCGCTAGGCAAGGATCTGACTCAGGCGTGGGCCGTAGCGATGGCGCTGGGCGTGGAAGATAAGATCACTGTCCCGATGTTTGAAGCGGTACAGAAAAAGCAAACGGTTCAGACCGTGGCCGATATTCGCAAGGTTTTCGTTGATGCTGGCGTTAAAGGTGAAGATTATGATGCAGCCTGGAACA is a window from the Klebsiella oxytoca genome containing:
- a CDS encoding serine/threonine protein kinase — encoded protein: MHDKAFTFQTLNPDTIIDGLFDLGMRVDSGLTPLNSYENRVYQFQDEDRRRYVVKFYRPERWSAEQILEEHQFSLQLVQDEVPVAAPLAFNESTLHQHQGFFFAVFPSLGGRQFEADNLDQMEWVGRYLGRMHQTGRKQLFVARPEIGTKEYLLEPRQVFELSPLIPAGLKEAFLSATDKLIEAVMGQWHGRANILRLHGDCHAGNILWRDGPLFVDLDDSRNGPAIQDLWMLLNGDKAEQRMQLEMIIEAYEEFSSFNTDEIALIEPLRAMRLVYYLAWLLRRWDDPAFPINFPWLTGEDYWRGQTTTFLEQVKVLQEPPLQLTPMY
- the dsbA gene encoding thiol:disulfide interchange protein DsbA, which gives rise to MKKIWLALAGMILAFSASAAQITDGKQYITLDKPVAGEPQVLEFFSFYCPHCYQFEEVLHVSDNVKKKLPEGVKMTKYHVEFLGPLGKDLTQAWAVAMALGVEDKITVPMFEAVQKKQTVQTVADIRKVFVDAGVKGEDYDAAWNSFVVKSLVAQQEKAAADFQLQGVPAMYVNGKYQLNPQGMDTSNMDAFVAQYADTVKQLVEKK